The following is a genomic window from Pseudothermotoga thermarum DSM 5069.
CAGGAACCCGCTGGTAACCATTTGGATTTTTTAGCTCAGGAAATGAATCGTGAAATAACCACCGTTTTGGCAAAAACACAAGACAGCGATATAGTCAATGTAGCTTTGAACTGTAAAGTTTTGATTTCTCAATTTAGAGAGCAGGTTCAAAACCTTGAATGATTGGGGAGGTGCAGTGTGAATGTACGGTTTGATAAACATAGGCTTTGGAAACGTCATCTCTGGTGATAGGGTTATAGCCATAGTGAATCCAGAATCTGCACCTTTGAAAAGGTTGAAAGAGGAAGCTAAGGAAGAGGGAAAGTTAATTGACGCAACTTACGGTCGCAAGACCAGAGCCATCTTGATAACTGACAGCAATCACATAATATTGAGCGCCATTCAACCTGAAACTATAGCGCAACGCTTTAAGCAATCTATGCTTGAAATAGAGGAAAGTCTGAGCAAAGTGAGGTAAAAACGTGAAAGGCATCCTTTACGTGATCAGTGGACCATCAGGGGTTGGAAAGACTAGCATAATAGAAGGTACACTTAAACGAGTCCGCAACTTGGTTTTCTCTGTGTCTTACACGACGAGGAAAAAAAGACCGAACGAAATAGAGGGAAAGGATTACTTCTTTGTGGATGAATCCACTTTTAAAAGTATGATCGAACGCGACGAGTTTTTGGAGTGGGCAGTTGTGCATGGAAACTACTATGGTACACCGAAAAAATTCGTTGAAGAAAATTTGCAGAAAGGTTTTAACGTTCTGCTTGACATAGACGTTCAAGGTGCTATGACCGTCATGAAAAAAGTGAAGGATGCCGTTTACATCTTCATAGCGCCTCCATCTTTTGATGAACTTAAGCAGAGATTGATAAAGCGTGGAACAGAAAATGAAATTGATTTACAAAGACGTTTGGAAGATGCCAAAAAAGAGTTATCTTACATTCCAAAATTTCAGTACATAATAGTCAATGTGAATTTGAACGAATCAATTGACCAGCTTTGTTCTATCATTGTTGCAGAGCAGCTGAAAGTTGAAAGATTTATAGAAAGATTGGGAGAGTACAGAATATTCGAAGAAGGAGGTAAAGCCGATGCGCGATGCGGTGCTTAACTACGATTATCTTTCCAAGAAAATACCTTACAAATACGCTGTGCCAATCGCGGTCGCAAAAAGGGCTGAAGCTTTAAAAGAGTACGCCAAACCTTACGTTAAAACCAACGACAACAACCCGGTTTCAATAGCTTTCAAAGAGCTTCAAGAAGGTTATGTAAGGATAAAGAACGAAGAAATTTTGAGGATACTTGTACCAGAGGTCCGTTGAGAATGAAGATCCTCTTAGGTGTAACTGGTTGTGTGGCTTTGTACAAAGTAGTTGGATTGGTTAGCTCACTGAGGAAAGCTGGCAATGAATTAGTCGTCGTCATGACTCAAAGTGCTGAAAAGTTGGTTTCCAAAGACCTTTTTTCCGCAGTGGGTAATTGTCCAGTTTACACCGACAAGGATGCCTTTGATATCAAAAACGGTTGGATTCCACACACTGAATTGTCAAAATGGCCAGATGTTCTTGTCGTAGCCCCTGCAACTGCAAACACCATCGCCAAGATAGCAAACGGTATAGCGGATAATTTGCTGACTATGGTATGCCTGGCTTATGCTGGAAAGTCCAAGCTTGTGGTACCGGCCATGAACGTTCGAATGTATGAAAATCCTGTCACACAAAGAAATATACAAACTTTAAGAGAACTTGGATGGTGGGTTTTAGAACCTTCCGAAGGTCAT
Proteins encoded in this region:
- a CDS encoding DUF370 domain-containing protein, with protein sequence MYGLINIGFGNVISGDRVIAIVNPESAPLKRLKEEAKEEGKLIDATYGRKTRAILITDSNHIILSAIQPETIAQRFKQSMLEIEESLSKVR
- the gmk gene encoding guanylate kinase; the encoded protein is MKGILYVISGPSGVGKTSIIEGTLKRVRNLVFSVSYTTRKKRPNEIEGKDYFFVDESTFKSMIERDEFLEWAVVHGNYYGTPKKFVEENLQKGFNVLLDIDVQGAMTVMKKVKDAVYIFIAPPSFDELKQRLIKRGTENEIDLQRRLEDAKKELSYIPKFQYIIVNVNLNESIDQLCSIIVAEQLKVERFIERLGEYRIFEEGGKADARCGA
- a CDS encoding DNA-directed RNA polymerase subunit omega, whose translation is MRDAVLNYDYLSKKIPYKYAVPIAVAKRAEALKEYAKPYVKTNDNNPVSIAFKELQEGYVRIKNEEILRILVPEVR